Sequence from the Segatella copri genome:
AAAGACTTCCAAAGTTTTACGATTAGAAGAAATATACACATTATGATAAAATCTCTTCTAAAGAAAGCCAAACCAAAAATACCTACCCCACCCAATAAGAAGGAAACTGGTAAAAACTCTAAAGCATAACCATGCTTACGAAAGTTGCGTATCATATACACAACTATAACAATATATGATAGTAAACTGATTATATAAGCTAAATAGACAGGATTTATTCCCTTGAGATAAAACTGATAGAATATTTCTCCGAGCAACCCTCTACGGATAAATCCACCCTGATAATTGATAAATAAATCGGAAAAATCAAAAAACTGGAAAGTATAGATACTATTATAGATTACCGAAACTATCAGTAATCCCACATAAAAGACTGTCCAACGAGACAAAGCCTTCTTCGTATTCATATATCTCAGAAAGTATTTAAAAATCTGCATTTCAATTTATTATAAATGTTGTAAATACATTTGTTCATACTCTTTTGCCACCTTCCGATAATCATGGTATTTCATAACGAAAGCTATGCTTTGACGCGAGAGATATGATAAATGTCCAGAAGTAAAGAAAGCCTGCTCGATGATTGCCACATTCTGAGATTCTGAATACTCAGGACTCACATTGATAATAGGACGTAATTCTGTTTCGCCAATGAACTCATAATATTCTTCCTCTCCTCCACCGATAACCACAGTACCACGTGCCATGGCTGCCAACGAATTCATGGATGGAGTATAACTGTAAAACTGATCTACCAGAACATCTGCTTCATCCAGCATCCGGCAATATTCATCATAAGCTACTCCTTCTACATATTTGAGTTCTATCTTACCAGGATATTTCTTTGCCAGAATTTCCACAAAATGAGCTATCTTTAAAGCACCTTTCAGATACTCGCGCTTGGGTTGTAAACCTACAAGCACTTTGATAACCTCACCATTCCCTTTCTGACGTTTTTTATCCACTACAGGAATTATCATCGGAAGAGGAATATAGTAGAGTTTTTTATGAAATTCAGAAACATCGTAACAGAGGTAATATTCATAAAGACAGGCTATCAAAGCATCAGAATGATAAGATACAGTATGCCAGCACTTATCAAACTGAGGCATGAAATGAAAAGCCATACGCTCTTTATTCTCCTCGATATTCTGTAATTTACCATTCCAAAAAGTATCAGAATAAGCTGGAATACCCTGGGCCTGTTGTCTGAACAGATGTGGGTCATCGGCAAAACAGCCTTTAATGATTCGCTTATTGGTAAACTTGAGAAACCAGAATACCAGCATGTTCCACCAACCCATCAAAGGCACAAACTGATAGTTATGCACCTGAACAATATCATTTCCACATATCTTATGAAGATTGCAGACTATTTTCCACAACACCATAAGCCCGCTCCATCTTCCATAACGCTCCATATTACGGCGCAAGTCGATGTCACGAGGAGAGTTGTGCCAATCATTGCCGTCGGACATCAGCGTTACCTGATGTCCAAGTTCTACTAATCCCTTTTTGAGA
This genomic interval carries:
- a CDS encoding glycosyltransferase, yielding MKILLVGESSLLHNTLKKGLVELGHQVTLMSDGNDWHNSPRDIDLRRNMERYGRWSGLMVLWKIVCNLHKICGNDIVQVHNYQFVPLMGWWNMLVFWFLKFTNKRIIKGCFADDPHLFRQQAQGIPAYSDTFWNGKLQNIEENKERMAFHFMPQFDKCWHTVSYHSDALIACLYEYYLCYDVSEFHKKLYYIPLPMIIPVVDKKRQKGNGEVIKVLVGLQPKREYLKGALKIAHFVEILAKKYPGKIELKYVEGVAYDEYCRMLDEADVLVDQFYSYTPSMNSLAAMARGTVVIGGGEEEYYEFIGETELRPIINVSPEYSESQNVAIIEQAFFTSGHLSYLSRQSIAFVMKYHDYRKVAKEYEQMYLQHL